One window of Quercus robur chromosome 5, dhQueRobu3.1, whole genome shotgun sequence genomic DNA carries:
- the LOC126726961 gene encoding uncharacterized protein LOC126726961 has translation MELKQQHSQLAFVSMVLLMIWLVISPVVACPTYGRDCKSCIRNELKFSCPPCAPILRCMARCLWGGNSRSDCVKRCDCNTGYPTLSDCKSCMLKCKCSCMG, from the coding sequence ATGGAGTTGAAGCAGCAGCACTCTCAGCTAGCTTTTGTGTCAATGGTGTTGTTGATGATATGGTTGGTGATTTCGCCTGTGGTGGCTTGTCCAACATACGGCAGAGATTGCAAAAGCTGCATTAGAAACGAGTTGAAGTTCAGTTGCCCACCATGTGCTCCTATTCTGCGCTGCATGGCACGATGCTTGTGGGGCGGTAACTCAAGGTCCGATTGTGTAAAGAGGTGTGATTGCAACACTGGGTACCCAACTCTGTCTGATTGCAAGAGTTGCATGTTAAAGTGCAAGTGCAGCTGTATGGGTTAG